The Geotalea uraniireducens Rf4 genome window below encodes:
- a CDS encoding peptidylprolyl isomerase translates to MSNAIQAGLRLTLTVAMLSLPAAPVPAEETARQLNCAVVNGAPISREECNGELERLKRSRSVRLFSPALLKEIQQEALDNLIRRELIYQESRKGGIGVAATAVDEELARLKTRFANEMEFSSALSSLHVSEASLRNIVERGIAVRTYIDRQFAGQSTVTDEEKKGYYRSHPDTFKRPLQVRISHILVRTGGMTGKARAEAEKKIEGIREKVGKGESFDALARAYSECGSKEQGGDLGFFRRGEMARVVEDAVMDLKVGETSGIVEDRFGLHLIRLTDRKPEQVIAYEAAEGKISEYLKQEKAMEKANRYAGDLRKKARVEINPAEM, encoded by the coding sequence ATGAGCAATGCGATACAGGCCGGTCTTCGTCTTACACTGACAGTTGCAATGCTGTCGCTTCCGGCAGCGCCGGTTCCGGCCGAAGAGACCGCCCGGCAACTGAATTGTGCCGTGGTAAACGGCGCCCCGATCAGCCGGGAAGAGTGTAATGGTGAACTGGAGCGCCTCAAGCGGAGCCGCAGCGTCAGGCTATTCAGCCCGGCCCTGCTCAAGGAAATCCAGCAGGAAGCACTGGACAATCTTATCCGTCGTGAACTCATCTACCAGGAAAGCCGGAAGGGTGGCATCGGTGTTGCTGCGACGGCAGTCGACGAGGAACTGGCCAGGCTGAAGACACGTTTCGCCAACGAGATGGAATTCAGCTCGGCCTTGAGCAGCTTGCACGTGTCCGAGGCATCGCTCAGGAATATCGTCGAACGGGGAATCGCGGTCAGGACCTATATCGACCGGCAGTTTGCCGGGCAGAGCACGGTTACGGATGAGGAAAAGAAAGGGTATTACCGTAGCCACCCCGACACCTTCAAGCGGCCGCTCCAGGTCAGAATCAGCCATATTCTGGTCAGGACCGGCGGCATGACCGGCAAAGCCAGGGCGGAGGCTGAGAAGAAGATCGAAGGCATCCGTGAGAAGGTCGGAAAGGGCGAATCGTTCGATGCACTGGCCCGCGCCTATTCGGAATGCGGCAGCAAGGAGCAGGGGGGCGATCTGGGCTTTTTTCGGCGCGGGGAGATGGCCAGGGTGGTGGAGGATGCCGTCATGGACCTGAAAGTGGGGGAAACGAGCGGCATTGTCGAGGACAGGTTCGGCCTGCACTTGATCCGTCTCACCGACAGAAAGCCGGAGCAGGTGATAGCCTATGAAGCGGCAGAGGGGAAGATCTCGGAGTACCTCAAGCAGGAAAAGGCGATGGAGAAGGCCAACCGCTACGCCGGGGACCTGCGCAAAAAAGCGCGAGTGGAGATCAACCCGGCCGAGATGTAA
- a CDS encoding putative porin: MWQRITLIISVTIMVIGGGSFPAFCAEPAAGSGKQGGVGALLELLQTKGIITGEEAATIGSRLNEQVMPGDDVSVLIGQLREKWIAGERSGEDFDELYNEVRDADLIIERMRVMGILSGEEAEQLSETYHKRYLAGAISEVVGNREGHYLKTVADSAAGDVKQSVQDQVTEGVNKVTKSIASSEWAQRIKLGGDLRFRYESIFFDDSNADFYRNDKPEPLNSHINRQRVRLRARLNVTAKVNDQTDAVIGLATGNTTDPVSTNATLGDFFNKKTFVLDQAYFRIRPIPELAVLGGRFPNPWFYSDLVWDPDVNFDGLAVTWTPRVTETLSGFVTAGAFPLQEIEFSQRDKWLLAGQVGVEYKPSEELSAKFGVAFYDFEHTEGIMNEPGSSTNDWTMPQFQQKGNTRMFIDQTGLYKLALAGKYRELALTGMLDIGFWNPVHVVLLADYVNNIGFDYSEVLQKPLWDWNSDLTTKQTEGYQFGVTVGYPKVQNLGDWQSYLFYKHLEADAVIDAFAESDFHAGGTNAEGWILGGEIGVAKNLSLSAKWLTTNEIVGPKFAVDTFQANVNVRF, translated from the coding sequence ATGTGGCAGCGAATCACACTCATTATCAGTGTGACCATAATGGTTATTGGTGGCGGATCCTTTCCCGCATTCTGTGCTGAACCGGCAGCCGGCAGCGGCAAGCAGGGGGGCGTCGGCGCTCTCCTTGAGCTTTTGCAGACAAAAGGGATCATTACCGGTGAAGAGGCAGCAACCATCGGCAGTCGTTTGAATGAACAGGTCATGCCCGGTGACGATGTGTCGGTTCTGATCGGCCAGTTGCGGGAAAAGTGGATTGCCGGGGAGAGAAGCGGGGAGGACTTCGACGAACTTTACAACGAGGTCAGGGATGCGGACCTGATCATAGAGCGGATGAGGGTGATGGGCATCCTGAGCGGCGAAGAGGCCGAGCAGTTGAGCGAGACCTACCATAAGCGCTACCTGGCCGGGGCCATCAGCGAGGTTGTCGGCAACCGGGAGGGGCATTACCTGAAAACGGTCGCGGACAGCGCAGCAGGCGACGTGAAGCAGAGTGTTCAGGATCAGGTGACGGAGGGGGTTAACAAGGTCACCAAGTCGATTGCCTCGTCAGAGTGGGCGCAACGGATCAAGCTCGGGGGGGACCTGCGCTTCCGCTACGAAAGCATTTTCTTCGATGACAGCAACGCTGATTTTTACCGCAATGACAAGCCTGAACCACTGAATTCCCATATTAATCGCCAGCGGGTCAGATTGCGGGCAAGGCTCAACGTAACCGCCAAGGTGAACGACCAGACCGATGCTGTCATCGGCCTGGCCACGGGGAACACCACCGATCCGGTGTCAACCAACGCGACCCTGGGAGACTTCTTCAACAAGAAGACCTTCGTTCTCGACCAGGCCTATTTCAGGATAAGACCCATACCGGAGCTGGCAGTTCTCGGCGGACGTTTCCCCAACCCCTGGTTTTACAGCGACCTGGTCTGGGACCCGGACGTGAACTTTGACGGCTTGGCCGTAACCTGGACCCCGAGGGTGACGGAAACCCTTTCCGGCTTCGTTACGGCAGGCGCCTTTCCGCTTCAGGAGATCGAATTCTCCCAGCGGGACAAGTGGCTCTTAGCCGGCCAGGTGGGGGTCGAGTACAAGCCGAGTGAAGAGCTTTCGGCGAAATTCGGCGTGGCGTTTTACGATTTTGAGCATACGGAAGGGATCATGAACGAACCGGGTTCTAGCACCAACGACTGGACCATGCCGCAGTTTCAGCAAAAGGGGAATACCCGAATGTTTATAGATCAGACCGGTTTGTACAAATTGGCCCTGGCGGGCAAGTATCGGGAACTGGCCCTCACCGGCATGCTGGATATCGGTTTCTGGAACCCTGTCCATGTGGTGCTGCTGGCCGACTACGTCAACAACATCGGCTTCGATTACTCCGAAGTGTTGCAAAAGCCGCTGTGGGACTGGAACAGTGATCTTACGACAAAACAGACGGAAGGGTACCAGTTCGGCGTGACGGTCGGCTATCCCAAGGTGCAGAACCTTGGCGACTGGCAGAGTTACCTTTTCTACAAGCATCTGGAGGCCGATGCGGTTATCGATGCCTTTGCCGAATCGGATTTTCACGCAGGAGGCACCAATGCGGAGGGGTGGATTCTGGGGGGCGAAATCGGGGTTGCCAAAAACCTGTCGTTGTCGGCAAAATGGCTGACCACCAACGAAATAGTCGGCCCCAAGTTCGCGGTCGATACCTTTCAAGCCAATGTCAATGTGCGTTTTTAG
- a CDS encoding energy transducer TonB yields the protein MKKLKHKKDTLTGLYKTWLVPGVIGLVFLGLIVFVIRIMLSDDGGRKQEKIASITLIKPPPDVKEKPPEPPPQVQKEIPKETITTPQESPQSPQNQAQDQPQDNTPAGSDLGVDGEGGAGSDGFGLVGKKGGRGLIGGGNSGGANRLSLLARYGWYTQKVQDEIRNQVKKRLEREGGYPKGKNQALVKIFLDQRGTVVKFSITGTSGNERMDKAVLEAIRLIHISEPPPEGMPSGMNLKISLQG from the coding sequence GTGAAAAAGTTGAAACATAAAAAAGACACTCTCACAGGATTGTACAAAACCTGGCTGGTGCCGGGGGTGATCGGCCTGGTCTTTCTCGGTCTGATCGTCTTTGTGATCAGGATCATGCTGTCCGATGACGGCGGGCGGAAACAGGAGAAGATCGCCAGTATCACGCTGATCAAGCCGCCGCCCGATGTGAAGGAAAAACCGCCGGAACCTCCCCCGCAGGTGCAGAAAGAGATCCCCAAGGAGACCATCACTACTCCCCAGGAATCCCCGCAGTCGCCGCAGAACCAGGCCCAGGATCAACCGCAGGACAACACCCCTGCCGGCAGCGACCTGGGGGTTGACGGGGAGGGGGGTGCCGGGTCGGACGGTTTCGGCCTTGTGGGGAAAAAGGGTGGCCGGGGGCTGATCGGTGGCGGCAACAGCGGCGGCGCAAACCGCCTGTCGCTCCTGGCCAGGTACGGCTGGTATACCCAGAAGGTTCAGGACGAAATCCGCAACCAGGTGAAAAAACGCCTGGAACGGGAAGGCGGCTACCCGAAAGGGAAAAACCAGGCCTTGGTCAAGATTTTTCTCGATCAGCGGGGCACGGTGGTCAAGTTCAGCATTACCGGCACGTCCGGAAATGAAAGAATGGACAAAGCGGTTTTGGAAGCAATCAGGCTCATACACATCAGCGAGCCGCCGCCGGAGGGGATGCCGAGCGGCATGAACCTGAAAATTTCGTTGCAGGGATAG